A genomic stretch from Colwellia sp. Arc7-635 includes:
- the gspF gene encoding type II secretion system inner membrane protein GspF: MAAFDYQAVDSRGKNKKGVIEGDTPRHVRNLLREQGLMPTEVTPCLQKNKKETKKSIFSASKKISATELALITRQLATLVESGLPIEESLMAVGEQCEKNSLKSMIMAVRTKVTEGYGLAESMAEFPQVFNRLFRAMVAAGEKSGHLDKVLDRLADYTEQRQQLRSQLIQALVYPIIMTVVATGVIAILLTAVVPKIVGQFEHMGANLPATTKFLIASSDFLRDYGLALVLMVAVLMIIWSQLLKKDSFRFAFHQKFLAIPGIGKVAKSVNTARFARTLSILTASAVPLLESMKISGEVLDNLYIKKSVQESADKVREGASLRVSLEQTKLFPPMMLHMIASGEKSGQLEHMLGRAADNQDREFEAIVNISLKAFEPALMVVMAGIVLFIVMAILQPILQLNTLIGS; encoded by the coding sequence CACGCCATGTTTACAAAAAAATAAAAAAGAAACCAAAAAGTCTATTTTTAGTGCCAGTAAAAAGATATCGGCAACAGAATTAGCGTTAATTACCCGTCAACTTGCAACGCTGGTTGAGTCAGGGCTGCCAATAGAAGAATCTCTAATGGCAGTTGGCGAGCAGTGTGAAAAAAATTCTTTAAAAAGTATGATCATGGCCGTGCGCACGAAAGTGACGGAAGGCTACGGTTTAGCTGAAAGTATGGCTGAGTTCCCACAAGTGTTTAATCGCTTGTTTCGTGCCATGGTGGCTGCAGGTGAAAAGTCAGGCCATCTCGATAAAGTGCTAGACCGTTTAGCTGATTACACCGAGCAACGCCAACAATTGCGCTCTCAGCTTATTCAAGCGTTAGTTTATCCCATCATTATGACAGTGGTTGCAACCGGTGTTATTGCAATATTATTGACCGCCGTAGTACCTAAGATTGTTGGACAATTCGAACACATGGGCGCTAATTTACCCGCGACTACTAAGTTCTTAATCGCCAGTAGTGATTTTCTTCGTGATTATGGTTTAGCGCTGGTGCTTATGGTTGCCGTGTTAATGATAATCTGGTCTCAATTATTGAAAAAAGACAGTTTCAGGTTTGCCTTTCATCAGAAGTTTCTGGCTATACCCGGCATTGGTAAAGTTGCTAAAAGTGTTAACACCGCCAGATTTGCCCGTACCTTGAGTATTTTAACTGCCAGTGCAGTGCCACTATTAGAGAGTATGAAAATATCAGGTGAGGTGTTAGACAATTTATATATTAAGAAAAGCGTTCAAGAGTCGGCTGATAAAGTCAGAGAAGGCGCAAGTTTACGTGTGTCATTAGAGCAAACGAAGTTGTTTCCTCCCATGATGTTACATATGATCGCCAGTGGTGAAAAAAGTGGTCAACTTGAACATATGCTAGGACGAGCCGCAGATAACCAAGATCGTGAGTTTGAAGCCATTGTGAATATCTCACTAAAAGCTTTTGAACCTGCGTTAATGGTGGTGATGGCTGGTATTGTATTATTTATCGTTATGGCTATTTTACAGCCAATTCTTCAGTTAAATACGTTAATAGGAAGTTAG
- the gspG gene encoding type II secretion system major pseudopilin GspG, giving the protein MKAVRNIRGFTLLEVMVVIVILGILASMVVPNLIGSQERANVQKAISDITALETSLSMYKMDNYKYPSTEQGLESLVAETDIEPAPRRFPEGGYVKRLPNDPWGSEYQLLNPGEHSSMDVFSMGPDGEAGTDDDIGNWNLGDYQ; this is encoded by the coding sequence ATGAAAGCAGTAAGAAATATTCGAGGTTTTACCCTGTTAGAAGTTATGGTTGTTATTGTTATTTTGGGTATTTTAGCCAGTATGGTGGTACCAAATCTAATTGGCAGTCAAGAACGAGCGAACGTGCAAAAGGCGATTTCAGACATTACTGCTTTAGAAACGTCATTAAGCATGTACAAAATGGACAACTATAAGTACCCAAGCACTGAACAAGGACTTGAGTCATTAGTGGCTGAAACTGACATTGAACCAGCGCCACGTCGTTTTCCTGAAGGCGGTTATGTAAAACGTTTACCTAACGACCCGTGGGGCAGTGAATATCAATTATTAAATCCAGGAGAGCACAGCTCTATGGACGTATTTTCAATGGGACCAGATGGTGAAGCTGGTACCGATGATGATATTGGTAACTGGAACCTTGGCGATTATCAATAA
- the gspH gene encoding type II secretion system minor pseudopilin GspH — protein sequence MQLNQSGFLTRKQRPQSGFTLIEVMLVIVLIGLMVSAVQFTFSSSKPEQVLQQNSARFAGIFDVAAEYGLLNNVELGLFVKENSYQFLGYDGVSWSPIADNPLFEEFTLPEGIGITLQLDDLPIDEPILFDSSLLINEDDEDSFTDDEDEEKKIIPQVYILSGGEITPFSLTFSFAEFAFDEDDNVSFKVSGIYSSPLTIEGPLSDANNR from the coding sequence ATGCAGCTTAACCAAAGCGGTTTTCTTACTCGAAAACAGCGTCCTCAATCGGGATTTACCCTAATCGAAGTGATGCTTGTTATCGTACTGATTGGCCTTATGGTGTCTGCGGTACAATTTACCTTTTCTAGTAGTAAACCAGAGCAAGTTTTACAACAAAACAGTGCCCGCTTTGCGGGCATTTTTGACGTTGCAGCCGAGTATGGTCTGTTAAATAATGTCGAACTAGGGCTTTTTGTTAAAGAAAATAGTTATCAGTTTTTAGGATACGATGGCGTTAGTTGGTCACCGATTGCTGATAATCCACTATTTGAAGAGTTTACTTTACCTGAAGGTATTGGAATTACTCTACAACTTGATGATTTACCGATAGACGAACCCATTTTATTCGATTCATCTTTATTAATTAACGAAGATGATGAAGACAGCTTTACTGATGACGAAGATGAAGAGAAGAAAATTATTCCACAAGTTTATATTCTCTCAGGCGGTGAAATAACGCCGTTTAGCTTAACGTTTTCATTTGCTGAGTTCGCTTTTGATGAAGACGACAATGTTAGCTTTAAAGTATCAGGCATATATAGTTCACCGTTAACGATAGAAGGACCTTTATCTGATGCTAACAATCGTTAA
- the gspI gene encoding type II secretion system minor pseudopilin GspI translates to MLTIVNRTIKQCQKGFTLIEVMLAMAVFSIAGIAILGTADTNARNLGYLESKIVASWVASNQLVEITLDTSWPPKNNKKGKVELAGQEWFWQQKVEKTTDKNLRSIVMEVRLDEKDSSALATLVTYIAKQQP, encoded by the coding sequence ATGCTAACAATCGTTAATCGTACTATAAAACAATGTCAAAAAGGCTTTACCTTAATTGAGGTAATGTTGGCGATGGCGGTATTTTCTATTGCTGGTATCGCTATTTTAGGTACTGCAGACACTAACGCCCGAAACTTAGGTTATTTAGAGAGTAAAATTGTCGCAAGTTGGGTCGCATCAAATCAGTTAGTAGAAATTACATTAGATACCTCATGGCCACCAAAAAATAATAAAAAAGGTAAAGTAGAACTCGCCGGACAAGAATGGTTTTGGCAGCAAAAAGTTGAGAAAACTACAGATAAAAATCTACGTTCTATCGTGATGGAAGTTCGACTTGATGAAAAAGACTCATCGGCTCTGGCTACGCTAGTCACCTATATTGCTAAGCAACAACCATGA
- the gspJ gene encoding type II secretion system minor pseudopilin GspJ has translation MKIKSRVLKRTLHSYSQYNERGFTLLEVLIAIAIFSVISMASFSIFQTVLNSDTVTKERTDRINELQRGFLIIERDMIQIARRSMRLNGEAPLGAFLHTDNESFSSGEKGIAFVRNGWTNPGLLLPRSDMQSVAYRLNDNVLERLHFNFVDAVLGEEPKVRPLITQVEKLDFEFYDGKKWQKTLEENTLPIAIAMEIDTTDYGVIRRQFLVAGDSLQDKSDANDGN, from the coding sequence ATGAAGATTAAGTCGCGTGTTTTGAAACGCACCTTACATAGTTATTCTCAGTATAATGAGCGTGGCTTTACCTTATTAGAAGTACTGATTGCTATTGCGATATTTTCAGTGATCAGTATGGCCAGCTTTAGTATTTTTCAAACCGTGCTTAATAGCGATACGGTAACTAAAGAGCGTACCGATCGTATTAATGAGTTGCAGCGCGGATTTCTTATTATCGAACGTGACATGATACAAATTGCTCGTCGTAGTATGCGACTTAACGGCGAAGCTCCGCTAGGTGCTTTTTTGCATACTGATAATGAAAGCTTTAGCTCTGGCGAAAAAGGCATTGCCTTTGTACGTAACGGCTGGACTAATCCAGGCCTACTGTTACCGCGCAGTGATATGCAATCGGTAGCTTACAGATTAAACGACAATGTACTTGAGCGCTTACATTTTAATTTTGTTGATGCTGTATTAGGTGAAGAACCAAAAGTTAGGCCATTGATCACACAAGTTGAAAAGTTAGATTTTGAATTCTACGATGGCAAGAAATGGCAAAAAACATTAGAAGAGAACACTTTGCCTATCGCGATTGCTATGGAAATAGACACGACAGATTATGGTGTTATTCGTCGCCAGTTTCTTGTTGCGGGTGATAGTCTGCAGGACAAAAGCGATGCTAACGATGGTAATTAA
- the gspK gene encoding type II secretion system minor pseudopilin GspK: MVIKQQKGVALITVMLIVALIAILATQMTARLQLQMQRTTNIGSNQQAYWYAMGAEAFAKRVLLQSLEDDAEVTHLGQIWAQGENTFPVALGQITGEISDLQGCFNLNALRADEDDNDNAGTVNGTKKSITRTAFEELLIALAIEGVGSFEAEYMADALTDWLDTNSGISGSGGAEDNDYASKEFPYLAANNYLASFAELRIVEHFTVPVINKLKEYTCILPNTNLNKVNINTIAEDKPEILVAMLGISQNDASQALSARGDEGFTTVEDFFSLAELSKADISAEQKKQFAVKSEYFKLKATASFNNSYFALNTIMKVDNKNNISVISRIIGRE, encoded by the coding sequence ATGGTAATTAAACAACAAAAAGGCGTCGCATTAATTACGGTTATGCTGATTGTTGCACTGATCGCTATTTTAGCTACCCAGATGACCGCGCGTTTACAATTACAAATGCAACGAACGACAAATATTGGTTCAAATCAACAGGCTTATTGGTATGCCATGGGGGCGGAAGCCTTCGCAAAACGCGTGTTACTACAATCATTAGAAGATGATGCTGAGGTGACTCATTTAGGTCAAATTTGGGCTCAAGGCGAGAACACCTTTCCGGTGGCTTTAGGACAAATTACCGGTGAAATATCTGATTTACAAGGCTGCTTCAATTTAAATGCTTTACGTGCTGATGAAGATGATAATGATAATGCAGGCACTGTAAACGGGACTAAAAAGTCGATAACAAGAACAGCTTTTGAAGAACTGTTAATTGCATTGGCCATTGAAGGCGTTGGCAGCTTTGAAGCAGAATATATGGCAGATGCACTAACGGATTGGCTAGACACTAATAGTGGTATTTCTGGTTCTGGCGGCGCTGAAGATAATGACTATGCCTCGAAAGAGTTTCCTTATCTCGCGGCCAATAACTATCTTGCCAGTTTTGCTGAATTAAGAATTGTTGAGCACTTTACTGTGCCAGTCATCAATAAGCTGAAAGAATATACCTGCATTTTGCCCAATACAAACTTGAATAAAGTGAACATTAATACCATTGCGGAAGATAAACCTGAAATACTTGTAGCCATGTTAGGGATAAGTCAAAATGATGCATCGCAAGCATTGTCTGCACGTGGAGATGAAGGCTTTACAACAGTTGAAGACTTCTTTAGCTTAGCTGAATTAAGTAAAGCGGATATTTCTGCAGAACAAAAAAAACAGTTTGCCGTTAAAAGCGAGTATTTTAAGCTTAAAGCAACGGCAAGTTTTAATAACAGTTACTTTGCTTTGAACACCATTATGAAAGTAGACAATAAAAATAATATAAGTGTGATCAGTCGCATCATAGGACGAGAGTAA
- the gspL gene encoding type II secretion system protein GspL codes for MGETLFIRLGSQAENRIHWLIKTNGQDEIIASGELPNAQALEQLTEKSLSREVIAFVPASDIAIKSLKVPGSSQRAIRLAAPYMLEEELAEDVEQLFFAFNDIKPDEQGHNCFLAALERKQLMLWQQWLSDADIFCKLIIPDALALPTDLVNSTAVMLGEQVLIRLGPWQVMAFETNAWPIIAKQFTGGHENASSSDSSNGSKSDDKHDTKNEEGVEEKVERAIHAYSSLPEVPTELAVEYLPEELPLAILANHHSRKFNLLQGEYQVKEKRSATNTNWLWVAGIACLALVMNFTLKGIELYSLSNQQSVIEDKIIANYKDAFPKTKRVKISTIRSQLRQKLAEIGNSDESAGFLPLLVKLEPALASVPEIKPQTLKFDGKRQEVRMQTIAKDYQYFEKLKVALEKVGLTVNLGAQNNQGDQISGSFSITDTSAKGRS; via the coding sequence ATGGGTGAAACCTTATTTATCCGTTTAGGCAGCCAAGCTGAAAATAGAATTCATTGGCTGATTAAAACCAACGGACAAGACGAAATTATCGCGAGTGGTGAGTTACCTAATGCGCAAGCCTTAGAGCAACTTACTGAAAAATCCCTTTCTAGGGAAGTTATCGCATTTGTGCCGGCAAGTGATATTGCCATTAAAAGCTTAAAAGTACCGGGCTCATCCCAACGAGCTATTCGGTTAGCCGCACCTTATATGCTAGAAGAAGAGTTAGCAGAAGATGTCGAGCAACTATTTTTTGCCTTTAATGATATCAAGCCAGATGAGCAAGGGCATAATTGCTTTTTAGCTGCGCTTGAACGCAAGCAGTTAATGCTTTGGCAACAGTGGCTAAGTGACGCGGATATTTTTTGTAAATTAATTATTCCTGATGCGTTGGCATTACCGACTGATTTGGTTAATAGCACCGCGGTCATGCTAGGGGAACAAGTCTTGATTAGACTTGGGCCATGGCAAGTGATGGCGTTTGAAACCAATGCTTGGCCAATTATTGCAAAACAGTTCACAGGGGGGCATGAAAATGCCAGTTCCAGTGACAGTTCAAATGGCAGTAAAAGTGATGATAAGCACGATACTAAAAATGAAGAAGGTGTTGAAGAAAAAGTAGAACGTGCTATTCATGCCTACTCATCATTACCTGAAGTGCCAACAGAATTAGCGGTTGAATATTTACCGGAAGAACTGCCGTTAGCGATTTTAGCAAATCACCATTCACGTAAATTTAATTTGCTGCAAGGTGAATATCAAGTAAAAGAAAAGCGCTCTGCAACTAACACCAATTGGCTTTGGGTTGCCGGTATTGCTTGTTTAGCGTTAGTGATGAACTTTACTCTTAAAGGGATTGAATTATATAGTTTATCTAATCAGCAATCTGTTATCGAAGATAAGATCATTGCTAATTATAAAGACGCTTTTCCGAAAACTAAGCGGGTAAAAATTTCGACTATTCGTTCGCAGTTACGCCAAAAGTTAGCTGAAATAGGTAACAGCGACGAGTCAGCTGGCTTCTTACCGTTACTGGTTAAGCTTGAACCTGCTTTAGCAAGCGTTCCTGAAATTAAACCACAGACCTTAAAGTTTGATGGCAAACGTCAAGAAGTACGTATGCAAACTATTGCAAAAGATTATCAATACTTTGAAAAATTGAAAGTTGCGCTAGAGAAGGTTGGTTTGACCGTCAACTTGGGTGCACAAAATAATCAAGGTGATCAAATTTCTGGTTCATTCAGTATTACAGACACTTCAGCTAAGGGGCGCTCATGA
- a CDS encoding type II secretion system protein M yields the protein MKAWWQQLNLREQRLVMAMSAVIAVFVLYGLIWQPLNESIAASKLKLERQQTLLAWVEENTQRYQQAKRNGAMNSSSASLSSIVNRTSRTNDITITRMQPQGDDLQVWIDEISFNQLLSWLEQLASRENLQVKNIDLSSADQEGVVRVRRLQLGKS from the coding sequence ATGAAAGCTTGGTGGCAACAGTTAAATCTTCGCGAGCAACGTTTGGTTATGGCAATGTCAGCCGTTATCGCTGTTTTTGTTTTATATGGCCTTATTTGGCAACCACTGAATGAGAGTATAGCCGCGAGTAAGTTAAAGCTTGAGCGTCAACAAACTTTGTTAGCTTGGGTGGAAGAAAACACTCAACGTTATCAACAGGCAAAGCGTAATGGTGCTATGAATAGTTCAAGTGCTAGTTTGTCGAGCATTGTGAATCGTACATCGAGAACAAACGATATAACCATTACTCGTATGCAGCCTCAAGGCGATGACCTACAAGTGTGGATTGATGAAATATCATTTAATCAATTATTATCATGGTTAGAGCAATTAGCGAGTAGAGAGAATCTGCAAGTAAAAAATATTGATTTGAGCTCAGCTGACCAAGAAGGTGTAGTTCGTGTTCGTCGCTTACAGTTAGGAAAGAGTTAA
- a CDS encoding type II secretion system protein N: MKKKFAYTAMFLVAYSIFVLALMPASWVMTQVKLPKNVAVAGVEGTIWHTSVGQVMVDDVVINNVHSNLSVLSVLMFNPKLDINFGDALVTGPEGQLTLSGLLSELVVENAQVTVSANTVAARLNLPIDVIAHEQLTLNVERFVMGAPVCSELKGELQWRGAAVTAFEEKVELGGLLATLSCDKGELVADVDPKNDLGLSYRAQLKQGGRFTGSGYLTPAEKFPEQLKATLSFLGKPDNKGRYRLKM; encoded by the coding sequence ATGAAAAAGAAGTTTGCTTATACAGCAATGTTTCTCGTCGCGTACAGTATTTTTGTTTTAGCGCTAATGCCCGCCAGTTGGGTTATGACACAGGTTAAATTACCAAAAAATGTCGCTGTTGCTGGAGTTGAAGGCACTATTTGGCATACGAGTGTCGGGCAGGTGATGGTTGATGATGTAGTGATTAATAACGTACACAGCAATTTGTCAGTGCTATCAGTGTTAATGTTTAACCCTAAGCTTGATATTAACTTTGGTGATGCTTTAGTTACTGGCCCTGAAGGGCAATTGACACTTAGCGGTTTGTTATCCGAACTTGTCGTTGAAAATGCGCAAGTCACCGTGTCGGCTAATACCGTCGCAGCACGACTTAATTTACCTATTGATGTTATTGCACACGAGCAATTAACGCTTAATGTGGAACGCTTTGTTATGGGCGCTCCGGTATGTAGTGAGTTAAAAGGTGAATTGCAATGGCGTGGTGCTGCTGTAACGGCATTTGAAGAAAAAGTTGAGCTAGGTGGGCTTTTAGCGACATTGAGCTGTGATAAAGGCGAACTTGTTGCTGATGTCGACCCTAAAAATGACTTAGGCTTAAGTTATCGCGCACAATTAAAGCAAGGTGGTCGTTTTACCGGTAGCGGTTATTTAACCCCGGCTGAAAAATTCCCAGAACAGCTAAAAGCGACATTAAGCTTTTTGGGTAAGCCAGATAATAAAGGCCGATACCGTTTGAAAATGTAA